A window of Pirellulaceae bacterium contains these coding sequences:
- a CDS encoding ThiF family adenylyltransferase, protein MNDKSPREDSRDALSRYVRQSLFAPLGTEGQARLAASTALVCGCGALGSVIANTLARAGVGHLRIVDRDFLELNNLQRQVLYDEQDVASGLPKAIAAKRRLEQINSQIVVEAVVEDIDYRNINKLIEGVDVILDGTDNFETRFLLNDVAVSSGIPWVYGGCIGAEGQTMTIVPGQTGCLRCLMKETPPPGTTPTCDTAGILGPIINVIASFEACEAIKIMSGHTEAISRSLNVFDMWDNRSRQVKLESLRESADCPTCNHHQFPWLTGERGGQSAVLCGRNAVQLTFERGKKLSLEQLAKKLESVGKVTLNSFLLRFEVDDYRLTLFPDGRAIVGGTEDVAEAKTIYAKYIGN, encoded by the coding sequence ATGAATGACAAATCGCCCCGAGAAGATTCACGCGATGCTTTGTCGCGATATGTCAGGCAGTCTTTATTTGCTCCACTCGGGACAGAAGGTCAGGCTCGGCTGGCCGCCTCAACTGCGCTCGTTTGCGGATGTGGGGCTCTCGGTTCGGTGATTGCCAACACGTTAGCTCGTGCTGGCGTGGGGCACCTGAGGATTGTGGATCGTGATTTCTTAGAACTCAATAACTTGCAGCGGCAAGTGCTATATGACGAGCAGGATGTCGCGTCGGGATTGCCAAAAGCGATTGCCGCAAAACGTCGACTTGAACAGATCAATTCGCAAATCGTCGTCGAAGCGGTTGTTGAGGATATTGATTATCGAAATATCAATAAACTCATTGAAGGCGTTGACGTCATTCTGGACGGCACTGATAACTTCGAAACACGATTCTTATTGAATGATGTTGCGGTAAGCTCTGGGATCCCTTGGGTCTATGGGGGCTGTATTGGTGCCGAGGGGCAGACAATGACCATCGTTCCCGGGCAGACCGGCTGTTTGCGTTGTCTGATGAAAGAGACTCCGCCGCCTGGAACGACGCCAACTTGCGATACCGCGGGTATCCTTGGACCGATCATCAATGTGATTGCCTCTTTTGAAGCCTGTGAAGCAATCAAGATCATGTCGGGCCATACTGAAGCGATTAGCCGTTCACTCAATGTGTTTGACATGTGGGATAACCGCTCGCGACAAGTGAAGCTTGAATCTCTGCGCGAATCGGCTGACTGTCCGACTTGCAATCATCATCAGTTTCCCTGGTTAACAGGGGAACGTGGTGGGCAATCCGCCGTTTTATGTGGTCGGAACGCCGTCCAGTTGACGTTTGAGCGAGGTAAAAAATTGTCACTTGAACAGCTGGCTAAGAAACTTGAGAGCGTGGGAAAGGTGACGCTGAATTCATTTTTGTTGCGATTTGAGGTTGATGATTATCGACTCACTCTCTTTCCCGATGGTCGCGCTATTGTTGGCGGAACAGAGGACGTCGCGGAGGCAAAGACCATCTATGCAAAGTACATCGGTAATTAG
- a CDS encoding alpha/beta hydrolase family protein — MQSTSVISQQTVAIIAYRVAFALSIIRFSGDAAAEDVSSGQPREAPGKVRFVPSENEVNVAPIFRLEQHIFEYQLTPVRRRWLQLVQEQTVRFPSPRATAFQCNNTVHCEYFLRKGKKPAPGVVVLHILGGDFELSRTICRTLALNGIGALFVKMPYYGPRRSPGKDVRMISADLRQTTEAMQQAVLDIRRATAWLGSRPEIAQGRLGITGISLGGVVAALVGSAEPQLTNACLVLAGGDLEKIIRESDELRNVRKQWDDQSIDEGEIAARLQTVDPLTYAKQLKQRHLLMLNARKDKVIPPACSQALWEAAGKPEIEWWNADHYSAAWYLPRGLARMIDFFHRSHESE, encoded by the coding sequence ATGCAAAGTACATCGGTAATTAGTCAACAAACGGTGGCGATTATTGCTTATCGGGTGGCTTTTGCTTTAAGCATCATTCGTTTCTCTGGGGATGCTGCTGCGGAAGACGTCTCGAGTGGTCAGCCAAGGGAAGCACCGGGTAAGGTCCGCTTTGTGCCATCGGAAAACGAAGTAAATGTCGCTCCAATCTTCCGGCTTGAGCAACACATATTTGAATACCAATTGACACCGGTCAGAAGACGTTGGTTGCAGCTTGTGCAGGAACAAACCGTGCGGTTTCCGTCTCCACGCGCGACTGCGTTTCAATGTAACAACACGGTCCACTGTGAATATTTTTTGCGGAAAGGCAAGAAGCCCGCTCCGGGGGTTGTTGTCTTGCATATTCTCGGTGGTGACTTTGAACTATCGCGGACGATTTGTCGAACGCTGGCGTTGAATGGTATTGGAGCGTTATTCGTTAAAATGCCCTACTACGGTCCACGTCGGTCGCCTGGGAAAGACGTGCGGATGATTTCCGCCGACTTGAGGCAGACCACAGAAGCGATGCAGCAAGCTGTGCTCGATATTCGCCGAGCGACGGCCTGGCTTGGGAGTCGCCCCGAGATCGCCCAAGGCCGTTTGGGAATTACCGGCATTAGCTTGGGAGGTGTCGTCGCCGCACTGGTAGGCTCTGCTGAGCCCCAACTCACCAACGCTTGCCTTGTCTTGGCAGGTGGGGATTTGGAGAAAATTATTCGAGAATCGGACGAGTTGAGGAATGTACGAAAACAATGGGACGATCAGTCAATCGACGAAGGCGAAATTGCAGCTCGGCTGCAAACAGTCGATCCCCTTACCTACGCCAAACAACTGAAACAGCGACACTTGCTCATGTTGAACGCACGAAAGGATAAGGTGATTCCACCTGCATGCAGTCAAGCTTTATGGGAGGCTGCCGGCAAACCTGAAATAGAATGGTGGAATGCCGATCATTACTCCGCGGCATGGTATTTACCGCGTGGGCTCGCGCGTATGATTGATTTTTTTCACAGGTCCCACGAGTCGGAGTAA
- a CDS encoding aminotransferase class IV: MLQQFNTLNDNLIVNINGKLSHRDEAGVSPFDSAVQNGDAVWEGLRLYDRGIFKLKEHLNRLRKSAEMLEYQGIPSDEQITEQLRRTLAANQMSTNVHIRLTLSRGIKYTSGLDPRINTQGCSLFILAEHKPPVYDRSGLHLMTAIHRRPAPDVLDQRIHSCNQLTSILAKLEANAANADDALMLDTRGFLAETNATHIFIVKNAVVLTSTCDACPEGITRATVLDLCQRNGIAAETRDIAPQELLEADEMFCTGTMGELVPVLSLDNRSIGNGDLVTLSQLISLFDSEVAIGCQSL, encoded by the coding sequence ATGCTACAGCAATTCAACACGCTCAACGACAATCTGATCGTCAACATCAACGGAAAGCTGAGCCATCGAGACGAAGCAGGTGTCAGCCCATTTGACTCAGCCGTTCAAAATGGAGACGCCGTTTGGGAAGGTCTTCGTTTGTATGATCGGGGAATTTTCAAGCTGAAAGAACATTTGAATCGGCTCCGCAAGTCAGCTGAAATGCTTGAATACCAAGGCATTCCGAGCGACGAGCAAATCACCGAACAGTTACGTCGTACTCTGGCGGCTAATCAGATGAGCACCAATGTGCACATTCGACTTACGCTGAGTCGCGGCATCAAATACACATCAGGCCTGGACCCGCGCATCAACACCCAAGGCTGCTCGCTATTCATTCTGGCGGAACACAAACCGCCCGTTTACGATCGTTCCGGTTTGCACTTAATGACGGCCATACACCGCCGTCCGGCACCGGACGTTTTGGATCAGCGAATCCATTCGTGCAACCAATTGACTTCGATTCTGGCAAAGCTGGAGGCGAATGCGGCGAACGCTGACGATGCCCTGATGCTAGACACTCGTGGTTTTTTAGCCGAAACGAATGCCACCCACATTTTCATCGTCAAGAATGCAGTCGTACTCACCTCGACTTGCGATGCTTGTCCGGAAGGCATAACTCGAGCCACTGTATTGGATCTCTGCCAACGAAATGGTATCGCCGCTGAGACCCGGGACATTGCTCCCCAAGAGCTTCTCGAAGCCGATGAAATGTTTTGCACGGGCACAATGGGAGAACTCGTTCCAGTGCTATCTCTTGACAACCGATCGATTGGTAACGGTGATCTTGTCACACTGTCTCAATTGATCTCCCTATTCGACTCAGAAGTTGCCATCGGCTGCCAATCGCTTTAA